DNA sequence from the Manihot esculenta cultivar AM560-2 chromosome 11, M.esculenta_v8, whole genome shotgun sequence genome:
ATATGTCGTTTTGAGATTAGGGAGTATAGATGTAGATCATGACATTGTGAACCTAACATAAATTATGGAGAGATCAGACTACATATTGAAGAAAATAGCAAGATTACCCTGGTTAAATGACTAGACCTTTTCTGGTGTATTTTGGATATGCTCGAATCATGAAAATTTTGACTCGTGAATAAGTGCTGAAAATTGAGTGTTGCCATTTAAGGAGCTTAGAAGAGTGAAATAGAAAGAATTTTATCAGATTATTAGAGGCACCACATACCATCCATATTGTAGTGCCTGAGAGTGAATCCATTTCACATTTGATATTCTTAGCAGGCAGCTGTAGAACTGCATGCCTGATTCTGCAATGAAGTGGGTGCTCCAGCTGTGACATGCTGATTTTCAAATCTCTGCtctataattatattttgaatttgaccACATATTTTGCTTCAGAAAGTAATCAAAGTGCTGGAGAGTCAGTCTGGTCCGGGTGGCATACATGAAAATACTCTCCTCATTGTTATGGGTGACCATGGACAAACCCTAAATGGTGATCATGGTGGAGGGAGTGCTGAAGAGGTATGTTGTGCGCCTTTTCCTGTACAAACTCAATTTGGTTTACTTCTCCTTTAAATAGCtttcttataatttattattattattatttttcacgtGTTGGACACTTGCATAACATTTTGCAGGTGGAAACATCAATTTTTGCCATGAGTTTTAAGCAGCCCCCAGTTTCCATTCCACCTGAACTTGACACTTCTTCTTGTGAACAAGATTTGGTATTGTTGCTGTCTTAACTCCTAAGTGCGCAGACATACTAGTAGCTTTAAGATATCTATGATCTCCCACTTTCATTTTATTGCTTATCGCGCATATCTTCTTTTCCCCTATAATCAAGTGCTATTTTTGTCCTTgtttttattgctttctttaccATGTtacttcaatatatatatatatatatatatatatatatactgtatgataagggaaaggagAATGAGGCATAGGAAATTGATGACAAACGAGAATGTGATTTTGCATTCCAAATACATGTTATCTGCTGCATCCTCAGACAGAATCTGATTATTTTGATGGATGCTCTTATTTAGTTATCCCTTTTAACATTCAAGAGAAGAAAACTGCATTATTGGTTGGCAGATGAAATGAATCACGTTAACTCCTTTTAAGCCATTGCTTTAGTTAATTCTTCTTCAAATGGAATTGCCTTTCCATATTCTTATTTCAGGATGGGAGGAAAATGTGTACGAGCTCTATTCAACAGGTGAGGTTTCTATTTTTGGACTGGGATTCACTTATGATTTCACTCAAATCATGCACCTCTTATAAAAAGGTACTTATTCAAGTAACTCTTTGCAGCTTGATTTTGCAGTAACAGTGTCAGCTTTACTTGGTGTCTCCTTTCCTTTTGGAAGGTGCCGTGTAAGCATCCTTGAATTCTAACTTCAATTTCACTTTCATATAATCTTCTGTGTACGTGATGATTTTAGAATTTGTATTCTAATTTGTCAATCTGTCCTTCCTATTATTATGTGGCAAAGTCACTGGTGTTGGCAGATTATATAAATGTACATATGAAGTTGATCTCCTTTAGGTCAGTTATGCACAAAAACTTTATTGGGGCTGgcatgtattttttattttgtcttcATACTATAAATACCAATCAATTAATACAGAGACTAGTTCTAATCATttgctttttattttatctattgtATCTGAAATGCCAGAAAACTGGATGTGCCAAACATGGTTTTTTGTGCAATTTGTACGCTGTGGATCCTTTAGTAACATTAAGGAACTGTTCTCCTATGTTCATATGTCTATGGTTGAAAAACTCAAAATTTCCCATTTTCTTCAGTAATATGCCTTTCATTTTGTTCTTGTAAAGGTACTTATGCCAATTCTATTGGGTTTGCACCCTTTAGGTGTCGTGTGCTTTTATTCCACTGTATTGTTGTATTGCTTGCTTGTTGTTGCAACTGTTGCATCAGGATTGATTCTCATCAGGTTGTTTTCTCCCACTCTTTTCAGCATTGGGCGTGTTAACCCTGAGCTATATGCTTTAGGTGCCAGTAAATGGAATTTGGAGGACACTGGAGCGGGAGATTGCAAAAATCAGGCAAAATTGCAAGAATGGGTACAAAATTATGTAAATGTACTTTGCATCAATGCTTGGCAGGTATATTTCCTTCACTGCTTTTGAGTCTTAAATACACGTTTGAGTCAAATCATACACGATAAGTCTAGGCTGATAGAAATGGAAAGTTGGAATAAGCATTTTGATACTCTCAAGTCATAGGaattgaaaataatagaaatttttCCTCCCATGGTCTAATCGACTCTCAAGGTGAGATTTCATTTCTTTGTACCTAAGTCACTATTCCTTGACTTCTATTTTTTGCTTTGTGGAAAGAAAATTTGTGGCATGAAAAACCATGGCCTTCCTCTCAGCCTCATCACTTGTGGTGCTGGCATTTAGACATATTCCCGATTCAGGAACACAAGTCTCCAGTTTGCTCAATGAGATCTTGAACCTAAAACGAGCTAGGGGACAGTTTGAAGCCCAGCTTTTGACCTGCCACTTCTGGTTCGAGCCCCAGTTTGAAACAGTTCAATTGATGGTTTAGAACCAGACGGTTCAAGATGGTTTGAAAGGCAGTTTGGCATTAAAAAGATGAAATAAATGAGTAAAACACTAgcaataaataaaatcttttaactaaaataaaacaaagaattaaataacttctttttaaaattatattgcattgtattaaattaagaaaattaaatgaaataaaattaaattaatgaaattaattagtttaatagaataaattaaaCTAGCAAAAGGAGAGTAAATTAGTCTAAAAGAAAAGGACTTGAacttagttttttaaaataagtgcTTACTGCTTACATATCTTCTCAGGGTTTAGTGGAATCAAAACCCACAAAGTTCACTTACTTTTTACTTGCATAACTAATAACCCCCTTTACCTTAATTGTCTTCGCAATTGCATGGTTTTGTTACTGATAATACATTTTAGAAGTCTTCTTTTTTTAAACTTGAGCCGGTAGTTTGATTCTGTTTGTAATGTGGTTTGATTCAGTTCGGAACTGCCAGTCCCAGTTTTGAAAATCTTTACCTGAACCAAAGGGGATACATGGTATCAGTCTGTTTCGACCGGTTCTGGTCTGGTTTTCACTGGTCTGGTTCCAGTTCAAAACTGGACTCTGGGGTGGACACCccaaacattttaattaattttctatgtGGATGTAGACGATGCTGAAGTTGCTACTTTTTCTATACAGTTGATACCAcagtttcccttttttttttcttttttaatttttattatttgttattttcttgTGGTTTGAGAGAGAGACAGGGAGGGAGGGGGGGAATGGTAAGATTTAAACCCAGCCCCCAGATTCATTGGAATGTAAATAAGCTCAAGGTGCTAATGTGAAATCTCTGAGAAATGCATGATACATTTTGTAAAATTGACAGTAAGTTTAGTATGTCTTTCTTGCATTTAGCAGGCTGTAAGTTCTTTTTTTAAGGCACTATTGCTTCCAGTTACTGTCCCTCATTTTCTGATGTTCTGTACTCTTCTTCTGCAGGTGAAAAGATACATTGATGTTTATTCAGCTTCATCAATGATTGGCTTTTCCTCTGAGGACTTGCTACACATATCAGATATTTATAATCAGGCAGAGGGGAATTGGTCAAACACtaagaattttttattatatgaaaATGAACAAGGCCACTCCTTATTGCCTGCTCTTAGAAGGCAAATTGATGCTTATTCTAATTTTCTATCAAATGTGTCAGAGCTGGCACGGTCCAAATGGACTGAGTTCAATTTGAGGATGATGGGCATTGGTCTTGCAATTATGTTAATGTCAGTTTTCATCATATTTCTTGCTATTTGGCAGTCTAATAGGCCACAGATTGCTTTTCCTCTTCCTTCAGGAGATTCTAGGATTTCCTTTGATGTGATATTTGCATTCTTTATAGTGGCAATACGTGCATGCAGCTTGTTTTCAAATAGTTACATTTGTAAGTTTTGGCCTCTAATGCTTCCAAGATATTTTCCATTTTTCCTCTCTTTTCCCCTTACTTTTGCTGACATTCCATTTTTTCCTCCTAAACCTTGAGCTCAGTGGAGGAAGGAAAAGTGGCAATTTTTCTGTTGGCCACAACTGGCATTGTCAAGTTACAATGTTCAATTATGAAGAAGAAGATGCTACCTGAAGTATGTAATATTAACCTTGAAGTTTGATTATCATGAGTTgatcataaaatatatatttgattatttaaggGCTGCTGACATTTTTAAGGGATTTTTTGCAGGCAGTTGTATTTCTTCTGTTGGTTTCTGTTCTCAGATTTACCATTGAAATAGGGCTGTCAAAGCAGGCTGCCACTTCCTTATTTCTGAATGTATCTTCCTCATGGATGCTTCGGTTTGCCCCAGACCATCCATTGTGGACATACATGTCTGAATCTGGGCCAATTCTTGCTCTAATCTTATTAGCATGGTTACTGTACAGAACCATTTCTAGTATATATTGTCAGGGGATTTGGAAGTATGTTATCATGGGAACTATTTCAAGTTATATACTCATAGCAGTGCATTGGGGATCTGAAAGTAGCATATCAAGTGTGTCTTCATTGCTTCAAGGAGTTGGAAGAAGTTACATCCCCAGAATGGTGTATACTGTTGGTCTGGGCCAACTATTTTTAATGGCTTTTGGTCAACTTTTTTCTAAAGAAAAAGCTTTAGATGAAAAATGGAGTTTAATAATGAAAACCACTGCCATGTTATCTGCTTGGAGTTCAACAATCATTATTCTGTCAGGACAACAAGGTTCTTTGATTGCTTTAGCATCTGTAATTGGAGGTACTTTCTCTGGTAGAGCTTTAGTCTTTAATTATATTGCATCATGAGctctaattttgaaaattattctTACTAGTAGCATGgcgttttatttttaatatttcttttaagTTAAATCCCCCTTCTCTGATATTTTGGTTGGTATATTTCATTAGCACTGGCCTATTATAAaggattatgtatatgtataaaagCCTCTCTTTGCAGGGTATTGCATATTGAGGCTGGACAGTATGGAAGAGGATGCCATCAGTGGGACTGTGAGAAAGTTGAACTTCAATCCCCTTGCTGTAACACAATGGAACCTTTTAGCAGTGTGTCTATTTTTTGCCACGGGTCACTGGTTAGTTAAGATGCTTGTTGTTTGATTTTTGTTATGTTTCTAGTCTATTTTTGTGTATGATGAGCCTGTATATACTCTGCTTTGTCTTGGGTTTAGTTCATCATTTCTCACAATCAACATCTTTATTAATCCATGCATCTATATTTCATAATCTTCTACAATTTTCAGGTGCGCTTTTGATGGCCTTCGCTATGGGGCTGCTTTTGTTGGGTGAGTCTCGTGCAATGTCAATGTGCAAGTATGCACTTGTTTAACAAcattcatgattttttttttttcttctttttggtaaCCCCTTATGGATGATTTAATGAGATTACTATTAAATAGTTCTAATACTTGTTACCAGTTGATAAATATTTGGAGTCTGTTATGTTTTCAGGTTTGATGAGTTCGTCCTTGTTCGTCAAGCGATCCTTCTCACAGTTGAATCATTTGGCTTTTCTCATATTCTTCCTATTTTGGGGCTTCCATTTCTTGCTGTGTGCCGGTATTCACCGGGTCAGACCAACCATGGGAAGAGTTCTATTTTCTCACTGCTATATCCGGTGAGCTTGTTATCTGGAATTTTCAACTTCTTCCTTCCTAATATTCTTGTTTATTTCATTTTGTTGTGTTCTAAAATTGTTTATCCACATTCTTTCCTGAGAGTTTTTGTTTATGATTCTCCTTGATAGTGTCTAAACGAAAGTTTGTTAACGTTTAATCACACAAATGATTGATTTGTTTATCTAGCCATCTTCACAGGCTAATGGATCTTCTATGTTTCAGATGTATATGATGTTTGGACTCATCACCACCACCACTGTCATCGCCACTCTAATGTGCGTCACCATTCAAAGGCGGCATCTAATGGTAATGACTTCCATTTGATAAAAAGTGTAATTAAAATGATCTTGCAATCTTAATATAAGATAGCATGGACTACAAATGCATTGACATATACCAACAAAACTTAAAATGTTACTTAATTTCATTGTTAACAATCAATAACTTAACGATAGTAATCGTATACACTagaaattttgaatttgaatcTCACCTTGTATTTTTTATACGCAAAGAATAttcttttttgaatttaaattggtTTAAGAAGCTATAGAAGATTTATGATACCTAGTGATTGAGATTGAAAGGTCATTTTAATTTCACTCCTTAAAGAATTCAGATGTATCATAGGacgtttttaaaatttaaggtgCCAAAGGTTATTGTGGTGAAATTTAGAAGTGAAAATATGTATTCTATCTCTCATATATAATTAGCAGCAACTGTGATTTGCTTACTTATCTGCCTTTTTGCATGTAGGTATGGGGATTGTTCGCACCAAAATTTGTTTTTGATGTGGTGGGTCTTATCCTCACAGATTTGATAATTTGCTTGGCTTTGATATTCTATTCTGGTAAAGGGGAAGATAGAAGATGATGCACAGCAGAATCAGGCTGCTGAAAAATGAATACTCTTGAGATCTTCACTCAGAAACTTTTACTGTTGATGCCTGTGAAAATGATTTCAAGATCTTCTCtttgattttgttttattttattttatcattttatgttTGTGGGACTGCTATGAAAAACTGAGAGAAGAATTTCACAAttttgaagaaaaggaaaaaaaaaaaaaaaaggattgggTTACATGTGTTTAGTCTCAAACAATTGTTATTTTTTACGTAAAATTATAGAtcatatgattttaaaatttgttgtaatttttttattatttaaaagatattttttaagtttatatttaataattatttaaatataaaataaataattaaaatcaagaatttaatttataaatatttgctAGAAATACTTTACTgactcttaaaatttaatttcaatttaatgaatttagagatatatatattcataaataaaaaataaaagtgacatttataattttttttcttaaaatagtcGTTtacatttgatttttaaaattttcattagttttttataaattttttgagagtaattattataaatttgtcTACACTAGCTAGTCATGACCACAATAATAAGAAGTATATAATAATTACAAAaccttatttatttatattttaatttcatataaactcacatctaaataataaatttctacttgtatatttataaatttcaataaaGAGCGATTCAGttgcttgttttttttttcctgcttatattattaataaaatttctatatataaaataatctcAAATAAAAACTAGAGCTTTATCCAatgcaaaatttaaatatttttgttgTCCTACAAAAATAATCTTActaatattttcatataaattaaaattttaatatataattaaaaaaaaaaatttgtttcaTATTTCTTAATATACGTTTTTCTCCTATTGCTccatcaaaaaattaaataatttatggtattaaaattttatttaaattaatgggTTTTAGTTTCTcaatacatattaaatataaattaatttttgttcacttttttttttgtaattaattcaaaatattatttatttttctttttcataatataattaacatatCAATTGATTAATGaacactatttaattttattatattttaatataatctctccttaatcattatttggtatttaatttaaattatatattattaataataattttgttattttaataaaacttaaaatgaataaaaattataggaggaggaatttttttaaaaataaaaaagcctataatttaaaataaatgaaaaataaaataaaagtaacttTATCTTTTCAGCTTATTAATTAAGATTGTGatgtgattaattaataaattgaagcAATGTGTGAAGAATAACAAATGTCAAAATCAGATTAAGGAATGATCAACTCAGCGTTTCAACTAGGAAAGCTcacaataatttataaattaataaaataattaattaacagaGATAAATAACAAATTTTGCACCGTTGATGGTGGGGTGGGATTAAAAtggttaatttaataatttaattttaatataattgatgctgctaataaatttataaaataacaagAAATACCAAATTTAGTAGATAAATTAGTTTCAACTCGTAttctattcaaattaaaaaaattggttgaattgaaataatttaaaattttaatttaattttttatttatttccatttaatttggattttaatttcaaaaatttcagttatttcggttcagtttaattttaattaaaaaaaattaaaaaattcgaatcgaatcaactagtaataatagtatattattttcaataacatagtgagattagatcatattaaaattaaaatatttcaattaaattttaaaatattaaaaataaagtataaaaaataaaaaattattaaaaatttaaaccgatcaaattgaactgaattaaattaaatcaaattaattttattcgattcaattttttataaaaattgattggatttaatttttataaatacacaattttaatttttaatttattcgattcaattcaattttaaactgaatcgaCTAAATGTTAATCCATATCTAAAATCTCTAACTTTTGCATatccaaaataaatttaaagaaaatatgaaaTACTCCAGGAACGaacgatttttttaaatagtttattaataattttattctgataaaatttaaattttgtgatTGTGGtcagattttgataaaaaaaaaaaaggcctgAGTCTCAGTAAAATTTTTAGTCTGCTTTTTAACTTGAGTTGAATGTAAAGAGATCTATTAGgtttttagaatttttaataatttccaagtattaataataaaatattaaaattaatgggTGGTTATAAGTCCTGTCAAGATCATGCTCTTCATTATCAAGAATCACGTCACGCTCTTaccaattttctttctttacaTTATTCAAATGTTGTATAAGAtcgttaaaaattatatatccaAAATTCTgtcattaattaaatttcaattttaaaaatttagtttaacaataaatatatttcttattttttaaataaattaattttcagtttCCTTCATCACAATATGGCTATACAAAATTAATTtccttatatatatttattgaaatgtttttaaataaatgaaatttgtgTTTGCAAATTTAACTGaaagaaattaagaaaattgaatcttatatttttaaatttttcaaaaataaaaggtttaatccatatattttaattttatcaaaataaaaataaaaggtaatGTTTTAActgttgaatttttaaaatagaaacgTGTATATGTTAATTTTGATGTACTGAATCTAGaagtaatttttctatttaataatattaattattacaaagttattagattttaattttaaatttcaattaaaataaaatatataatagcaAACATAAAATAACATCATTAATTTATATGAAATGAACtcaacaataataaataaataaattttgttgtagattaatattctgaaattcagaaaatagaGTTGATAGTACCGTAAATTTGGCTAGGGAAagagatatttctttccttttatttctttttcttttgtctgccaGTAACGTTTAACCGTTTATCTATCTATTAAAGTGTCACTTCTTTCTGTCACTCAGATCTGCATATATGGACATGTCAGAGCACCCCTCCATGCCAGATAGTCATTTAATTCCTCATGACGCGTGTGGACATGGTTGCGAAGTGATTGGCTTGCTTCTCTTATCTTTTGTCACAACACAAAGCTGGATTTTTTATGGGTAGACCCACGCATCTAATCAGTCTGGTCTGTCTCTCATCACAGGTTTGAATCATGCCATGTTGGGCCGACCTATCTGTCTGTGACTTGATGGATTTTGGACCCATATCCTTCTCTAAAATCAAGTCTTATAGCCGGTGAAAAATGTCCGACGGTTATCATATAtcactttataaaaattaaataattatatttaaaaggaATTGTTTAACATGTGGTGTACCTCTTCCAATAAGTGCACGAGATAACTCGGTTTCATGCCCCAATATATCAGTGGATTATCTAGggaatgaaatataaaaaatagttaaatatttaGAGATTACTTAAGGagttgattcaaaaaaaaaaaaaagattacttaaggagggataaaatgaaataaaacgAGTATTTTATATctcttaattaataattttgaatttcaaatcctaAGAAGAAGCATTTTCTTTCACGGTAAATCTATTcgacataaatttaaattaatcgaaACACTCATTACGAAaaccaataaattaaaatggtAGAATCGGAGGATTTGAGCCTTAATCGTATATATGAGTTTCACATTAACATCTTGCACATGAAGCTTTTGCTTTGCTTTGCTTTGCTTTCTATACCTCTGCATACAAATTCTGCATGCTTACCTACATGTACATATGTATATATTCCTTAAATTAGTTTTGTTTGCTGACAATGTATATATCTAAGGTTAATTCTTCACCATCATCATCGTCGCGACGAGAATTTAAATCCTATCGCCGCTATTCCATGTAGGCAATTTCTTCATCTGAAGACGAGCTTTTGTTATGAAGAGTACTTCCCGACCGACAAAAAATCAATGAATTGCAAACCAGCTTTTCTCTGCTGTTCCATGGCTTGTTGATCTACTTCCTCATCATCCCTTTTGGCATTGTCTATTACTTCACTTCTGCTAGAGTCTGTGTTCACTTgcagaaaatcataaaactcTATGGCCTGCTTTTTGcctgcagtttatttttatgtaatagccaatgaaacatgcaaaagaaaatcaGTGGACAAAT
Encoded proteins:
- the LOC110626462 gene encoding LOW QUALITY PROTEIN: GPI ethanolamine phosphate transferase 3 (The sequence of the model RefSeq protein was modified relative to this genomic sequence to represent the inferred CDS: deleted 1 base in 1 codon): MEGRRRRWCYWVVTVVHVVGILIFTRGFLLTRTELPYYSHCSDVSQSPCFSPTNNDSLSSSSSSSDSSINSSNINQDQHCWTKPAVDRLVIIVLDALRFDFVAPSTFFPEKKPWMDKLPVLQRLAFKQGSSARIFKAIADPPTTSLQRLKGLTTGGLPTFIDVGNSFGAPAIVEDNFIHQLVINGKRVVMMGDDTWVQLFPHHFNKSYPYPSFNVKDLHTVDNGCIDHLFPSLYQEDWDVLIAHFLGVDHAGHIFGVDSVQMIEKLEQYNLLLEKVIKVLESQSGPGGIHENTLLIVMGDHGQTLNGDHGGGSAEEVETSIFAMSFKQPPVSIPPELDTSSCEQDLDGRKMCTSSIQQLDFAVTVSALLGVSFPFGSIGRVNPELYALGASKWNLEDTGAGDCKNQAKLQEWVQNYVNVLCINAWQVKRYIDVYSASSMIGFSSEDLLHISDIYNQAEGNWSNTKNFLLYENEQGHSLLPALRRQIDAYSNFLSNVSELARSKWTEFNLRMMGIGLAIMLMSVFIIFLAIWQSNRPQIAFPLPSGDSRISFDVIFAFFIVAIRACSLFSNSYILEEGKVAIFLLATTGIVKLQCSIMKKKMLPEAVVFLLLVSVLRFTIEIGLSKQAATSLFLNVSSSWMLRFAPDHPLWTYMSESGPILALILLAWLLYRTISSIYCQGIWKYVIMGTISSYILIAVHWGSESSISSVSSLLQGVGRSYIPRMVYTVGLGQLFLMAFGQLFSKEKALDEKWSLIMKTTAMLSAWSSTIIILSGQQGSLIALASVIGGYCILRLDSMEEDAISGTVRKLNFNPLAVTQWNLLAVCLFFATGHWCAFDGLRYGAAFVGFDEFVLVRQAILLTVESFGFSHILPILGLPFLAVCRYSPGQTNHGKSSIFSLLYPMYMMFGLITTTTVIATLMCVTIQRRHLMVWGLFAPKFVFDVVGLILTDLIICLALIFYSGKGKIEDDAQQNQAAEK